In a genomic window of Helianthus annuus cultivar XRQ/B chromosome 10, HanXRQr2.0-SUNRISE, whole genome shotgun sequence:
- the LOC110880964 gene encoding uncharacterized protein LOC110880964 produces MQGDDVSTDPSACRDILSGLGTPFEVFRARGLTHENWINQLSSMIVGSSIMANAIMEDNKVLGRKEEKTARLRAEAEALVKAARDGAEQLEREKAAFEQYKQTEEWAATAGLKQVRTLAKLLSDERKGWKESWAKQNETLYRVRQEVTNLKAANAALMKEKAAAEAATKEAKGAEARAAKALDEANAERANLNKAVEGLKVDVQNRVTIIEEFTARAAEAEARAREAAEARDSLVSSFDQLKADRDWMRDHGIEHIVWTILDAPENTAAVNKLRERAREADFKAGNARCISHMNPLYQSRFTDERSGFQGVDTEARLAAAVEAYNNLSISAINDIDNCLEAEDYVDRLRLLFSDPEEEEEEETAGSGKGDAGTRLPVV; encoded by the exons ATGCAAGGGGATGATGTTTCGACTGATCCCTCCGCTTGCAGGGATATTCTGAGTGGTTTGGGCACCCCGTTTGAGGTTTTCCGGGCCCGCGGTTTGACTCATGAGAATTGGATAAACCAACTCTCCTCCATGATTGTTGGGAGTTCCATAATGGCAAATGCCATAATGGAAGACAACAAGGTTCTGGGCCGCAAAGAGGAGAAAACTGCTCGCCTGCGGGCTGAGGCTGAGGCGCTAGTTAAAGCTGCTCGAGatggtgcggagcagcttgaaagaGAGAAAGCTGCTTTTGAGCAGTATAAGCAGACTGaggagtgggctgcaactgctggccttaaacaggttcgtactctcgCCAAGTtgctttctgatgagcgcaaggGTTGGAAAGAATCTTGGGCAAAACAGAATGAAACTCTTTACCGTGTTCGTCAGGAGGTCACTAATCTTAAAGCGGCGAACGCTGCTTTGATGAAGGAGAAGGCCGCAGCTGAGGCGGCTACCAAAGAGGCCAAGGGGGCGGAGGCCCGCGCTGCCAAGGCTCTTGATGAGGCGAATGCTGAACGCGCCAATTTAAACAAAGCTGTTGAGGGCCTCAAG GTTGACGTGCAGAACCGGGTGACCATTATTGAGGAGTTCACTGCCCGCGCGGCCGAAGCTGAAGCGCGGGCAAGGGAGGCTGCCGAGGCTAGAGATAGCCTGGTTTCTTCATTTGATCAGCTTAAGGCAGATCGCGATTGGATGCGTGATCACGGTATCGAGCAT ATTGTTTGGACCATTCTTGATGCGCCCGAGAACACAGCTGCGGTAAATAAGCTTAGGGAGCGCGCGCGTGAGGCGGATTTCAAGGCTGGTAACGCTCGATGCATTAGTCACATGAACCCCTTGTACCAAAGCAGATTTACTGATGAAAGGTCTGGGTTCCAAGGCGTAGATACTGAAGCGCGGCTTGCTGCAGCTGTTGAAGCGTACAACAACCTGTCCATTTCCGCCATTAATGATATTGATAACTGCTTGGAGGCGGAGGATTATGTGGACCGCTTGCGGTTGTTGTTTAGTGATCCtgaagaggaagaggaggaagagacCGCTGGTAGTGGCAAGGGTGATGCGGGTACCAGACTACCAGTGGTATAA